Proteins encoded together in one Scyliorhinus torazame isolate Kashiwa2021f chromosome 20, sScyTor2.1, whole genome shotgun sequence window:
- the LOC140397029 gene encoding max dimerization protein 1-like yields the protein MEKNRRAHLRLCLERLKELVPVGAENSRHTTLSLLMKATMHIKTLEEIDKRALHQIDHLQREQRHLQRQLELLSVERTRTDSVGSTVSSDRSDSDQEDVDVDVESTEYLSGDLDWSNSSVSDSDEQISVRSNCSDEGYFSTEIKRMKLLPSPLKGQAGL from the exons GCGGGCCCACCTGCGACTTTGCTTGGAGCGGTTGAAAGAATTGGTGCCAGTGGGAGCTGAGAACAGCAGACACACCACACTCAGTTTGCTCATGAAAGCCACAATGCATATCAAG ACACTGGAAGAAATCGACAAAAGGGCTCTCCATCAGATTGACCATTTACAACGGGAGCAGCGTCATTTGCAGCGGCAGCTGGAACTGCTGAGTGTGGAGAGGACGCGGACGGACAGCGTCGGATCGACCGTCTCTTCCGACCGATCCGATTCTGATCAAG AAGATGTGGACGTGGATGTCGAGAGCACCGAATACCTGTCAGGAGACCTAGACTGGAGCaatagcagtgtgagtgactctgatgAACAGATCAGTGTGAGGAGCAACTGCAGCGACGAGGGCTACTTCAGTACTGAGATCAAGAGAATGAAACTGCTGCCAAGCCCCCTCAAGGGACAGGCTGGCCTATAA